In Chitinophagales bacterium, a genomic segment contains:
- a CDS encoding SPOR domain-containing protein gives MIKLVFLLSLLLPCLAFAQAGEVTIVQDSGVQKAVDLYGQFAKDKRSVSGFRIQIVADQHRQTVMDQKLRFEQLYPGVNTYFNYQPPQFKLRVGNFISREEANSFLQQVKDDFPMAFLVPDKVIVKGVGW, from the coding sequence TTGATAAAATTAGTTTTTCTTCTAAGTTTATTACTTCCCTGCCTTGCATTTGCGCAGGCCGGTGAGGTTACTATAGTTCAGGATTCAGGTGTGCAAAAGGCAGTCGACCTCTATGGCCAGTTTGCAAAGGATAAAAGAAGTGTAAGTGGCTTTCGCATACAGATCGTGGCGGACCAGCATCGTCAAACAGTTATGGATCAGAAACTACGGTTTGAACAGCTTTATCCCGGTGTGAATACTTATTTCAACTACCAGCCGCCTCAGTTCAAATTACGGGTGGGCAATTTTATTTCCCGCGAAGAAGCAAACAGTTTCCTGCAACAGGTGAAAGATGATTTCCCGATGGCCTTTTTAGTGCCCGATAAAGTAATAGTAAAGGGCGTTGGCTGGTGA